A genomic window from Lycium barbarum isolate Lr01 chromosome 4, ASM1917538v2, whole genome shotgun sequence includes:
- the LOC132636747 gene encoding early nodulin-93-like has product MAAKNVSLASVDQKLAMAKRCSHEGVVAGAKAAVVASVATAIPTFACGKMLPWARANLNPTAKALIVSTAAGMTYFIVADKTILKTARQNSFKQG; this is encoded by the exons ATGGCGGCCAAGAATGTGAGTTTGGCTTCAGTGGACCAAAAACTAGCCATGGCTAAGCGTTGTTCTCATG AAGGAGTAGTTGCAGGAGCAAAAGCAGCTGTTGTTGCATCTGTTGCTACTGCCATTCCAACT TTTGCTTGTGGGAAGATGCTACCTTGGGCAAGAGCCAATCTAAATCCAACTGCTAAAGCTCTTATTGTCTCCACAGCTGCTGGGATGACATATTTTATTGTAGCAGACAAGACCATTCTGAAAACAGCAAGGCAAAACTCCTTCAAACAAGGCTAA
- the LOC132637959 gene encoding uncharacterized protein LOC132637959 — translation MMKCLIWNVRGINKRYKQKELKQYLRNNNIKLAGLIKTRVKQGKPNGTLNIIARDWGCSNNYNAASNGRIWIMWDQAFYNITTLVFEAQFLHCLVHDITNTLEWELTVIYGFNTIEITRTLGEGLLNLSLTVSKPWMFCGDFNATLYFVDRRGGNPITVGEVKYFTDCLQQIGASELMWRGEYFTWSNKQLGADRICSKIDRAFGNFDWIMNWRQVYIEYGLPNFSDHSSILFSVASQTSKIKVPFRFFNTWCDHSKFEEILKTTWGKNKARDNMENIWLKLKALKPGLQKLNKNEFKNITTKIEQARTELGIVQQTIRTQVSDQLLIREKELLVNLEKWSLIEESALQQKSKARWIKLGDSNTNYFSTIIKERTQRKQIFELVSTTGTRLLDQQDIKHEILTFYKELQGTSNSSLPAVDQNIISKGPVLDNTQQLQLLARVSEEEIQNALKSIGDDKSSRIDGYNAFFFKRAWSIIKTDLVRAVQDFFVTGRIYKPINRSAITLIPKNDNPTTIKEYSPIACCIVAYKVITMVLAARIQKVIASVICEAQAGFIPGRKIANNVILAHELVKAYTRKGVSPRCMVKIDLQKAHDSVEWAYIEQVLEGLNFPTKFICWIMQCVTTVSYSILINGELSEPFTTAKGLRQGDPISLFLFAIAMEYLSRSLNGLKEQ, via the coding sequence ATGATGAAGTGTCTAATTTGGAATGTTCGGGGAATAAATAAGAGAtacaagcaaaaggagctgaaacAGTATCTCAGGAATAATAATATTAAGCTTGCAGGTTTGATTAAAACCAGGGTTAAACAGGGCAAACCTAATGGTACACTGAATATTATTGCTAGAGATTGGGGTTGTTCAAACAACTACAATGCAGCCAGTAATGGTAGGATTTGGATTATGTGGGATCAAGCCTTCTATAATATTACTACTTTGGTTTTTGAGGCTCAATTTCTACACTGTTTGGTTCATGATATCACTAATACTCTAGAATGGGAGCTAACAGTAATCTATGGTTTTAATACCATAGAAATTACAAGGACACTAGGGGAAGGGTTACTCAACCTCTCTCTAACAGTATCAAAACCATGGATGTTCTGTGGTGATTTCAATGCTACTCTGTACTTTGTGGATAGGAGAGGTGGTAATCCAATAACAGTGGGAGAGGTGAAATATTTTACTGATTGTCTTCAGCAAATTGGTGCGAGTGAATTGATGTGGAGGGGAGAATATTTTACATGGAGCAACAAACAGTTAGGTGCTGATAGAATATGTAGCAAGATTGATAGGGCGTTTGGAAATTTTGACTGGATAATGAATTGGAGACAGGTATATATTGAATATGGGCTGCCTAACTTTTCAGACCACTCCTCTATACTCTTTTCAGTTGCTAGCCAAACATCAAAGATCAAAGTCCCTTTCAGATTCTTCAACACTTGGTGTGATCACTCAAAGTTTGAGGAGATTCTCAAAACTACTTGGGGAAAAAACAAAGCCAGGGATAATATGGAGAATATTTGGCTCAAACTAAAGGCCCTCAAACCTGGGTTACAAAAGCTAAACAAGAACGAATTCAAGAATATTACCACCAAGATAGAACAAGCTAGAACAGAACTTGGAATTGTCCAGCAAACCATTCGCACCCAAGTCTCTGATCAGCTTCTCATCAGAGAGAAAGAGCTCCTAGTAAACCTTGAAAAATGGTCTTTGATTGAAGAAAGTGCACTACAACAGAAATCCAAGGCTAGGTGGATCAAACTTGGTGATTCTAATACCAATTATTTTTCTACCATCATCAAGGAGAGAACACAGAGAAAACAGATCTTTGAACTAGTATCTACTACAGGTACTAGACTTCTAGATCAACAAGATATCAAACATGAGATTTTGACTTTCTATAAAGAATTACAGGGTACCTCAAATAGCTCTTTACCAGCAGTTGACCAGAACATAATAAGCAAAGGACCTGTACTTGATAATACTCAACAACTACAACTGTTAGCCCGAGTCAGTGAAGAAGAAATTCAAAATGCTCTCAAATCAATTGGTGATGATAAATCTTCTAGAATTGATGGCTACAATGCTTTCTTTTTCAAAAGAGCTTGGAGTATTATTAAAACTGATCTTGTCCGAGCAGTTCAGGACTTTTTTGTCACGGGCAGAATATACAAGCCAATAAACCGCTCAGCTATTACTTTGATTCCAAAGAATGACAATCCAACTACTATCAAAGAATACAGTCCTATTGCCTGTTGCATAGTGGCATACAAGGTGATTACAATGGTGTTGGCTGCCAGGATTCAGAAAGTTATAGCCTCAGTAATATGTGAAGCCCAAGCAGGTTTCATTCCTGGCAGGAAAATAGCAAACAATGTCATTCTAGCACATGAGTTAGTCAAAGCATACACTAGAAAGGGTGTCTCTCCTAGATGCATGGTGAAAATAGATCTCCAAAAAGCCCATGATTCAGTGGAATGGGCTTACATTGAACAAGTACTAGAAGGACTGAACTTTCCCACAAAATTCATATGCTGGATCATGCAGTGTGTTACCACTGTGAGCTACTCAATACTCATTAATGGAGAGCTTTCTGAGCCTTTTACTACTGCTAAGGGACTGAGACAAGGAGATCCCATTTCCCTTTTCCTCTTTGCCATAGCAATGGAATATTTGAGTAGAAGTTTGAATGGACTAAAGGAACAATAG